One genomic segment of Nocardia spumae includes these proteins:
- a CDS encoding M24 family metallopeptidase, with amino-acid sequence MSAHDGARRPDHAARRAGLRDLLVENGVDALLVTDLVNIRYLTGFTGSNAALLVHSWDGTQMREDGDRTVICTDGRYITQVGEQVPDVRAEIARASARRLVELAGEWQIGRVGFESHVVTVDQHRGFVDQGSGLQFVPTPGLVEQLRTVKDDFEVDRLSTACAAADAALAALLERGGLRPGRTERQVARELEWLMFEHGADAVAFETIVATGANSAVPHHRPTSAVLAAGDFVKLDFGAVVDGYHSDMTRTLVLGEPSDWQREIYQLVYESQRAGREALAPGVRCADVDAASRSVIESAGYGDLFVHGLGHGVGLQIHEAPPVAKTATGTLLDGVAVTVEPGVYFPGRGGVRIEDTLVVRAGGPELLTHTSKDLTVVD; translated from the coding sequence ATGTCTGCACACGACGGTGCCCGGCGTCCCGACCACGCGGCGCGCAGGGCGGGGTTGCGAGACCTGTTGGTGGAGAACGGGGTCGATGCCCTGCTGGTCACCGATCTGGTCAATATCCGGTACCTGACCGGTTTCACCGGATCCAACGCCGCCCTGCTGGTGCACTCCTGGGACGGCACGCAGATGCGTGAGGACGGGGACCGGACCGTCATCTGCACCGACGGCCGCTACATCACGCAGGTCGGCGAGCAGGTGCCCGATGTGCGCGCCGAGATCGCCCGGGCCAGCGCGCGCCGCCTGGTCGAGCTGGCCGGGGAGTGGCAGATCGGGCGGGTGGGCTTCGAGAGCCACGTCGTCACCGTCGATCAGCATCGCGGTTTCGTGGATCAGGGCAGTGGCCTGCAATTCGTGCCCACGCCGGGACTGGTCGAACAACTGCGGACCGTCAAGGACGATTTCGAGGTCGATCGGCTGAGCACGGCGTGCGCGGCCGCGGATGCCGCGCTGGCCGCACTGCTCGAACGCGGCGGCCTGCGCCCGGGCCGCACCGAACGCCAGGTCGCGCGCGAGCTGGAATGGCTGATGTTCGAGCACGGCGCGGATGCCGTCGCGTTCGAGACCATCGTCGCCACGGGCGCGAATTCCGCCGTCCCGCACCATCGGCCGACGTCCGCGGTCCTGGCCGCCGGTGATTTCGTGAAGCTCGATTTCGGCGCCGTCGTCGACGGCTACCACTCCGATATGACCCGGACCCTGGTCCTGGGAGAACCCAGCGACTGGCAGCGCGAGATCTATCAGCTGGTCTACGAGTCGCAGCGGGCCGGTCGGGAGGCGCTGGCACCGGGAGTGCGCTGCGCCGATGTGGACGCGGCCTCGCGCTCGGTCATCGAGTCCGCTGGATACGGCGACCTGTTCGTGCACGGCCTCGGCCATGGAGTCGGGCTGCAGATCCACGAAGCGCCTCCGGTGGCCAAAACCGCGACCGGTACACTTCTGGATGGCGTGGCGGTGACCGTCGAGCCAGGTGTGTATTTCCCCGGCCGCGGCGGAGTTCGCATCGAGGACACGCTCGTGGTTCGCGCGGGGGGGCCGGAATTGCTCACCCACACCAGTAAAGACCTCACCGTGGTCGACTGA
- a CDS encoding DUF4334 domain-containing protein, which yields MAGAGTARLAELSAGRATVEQAWQLYDSLPAVAVSEIITGRWTGAELDTGHPWAGVLVESGWYGKQFDSPDEVQPLLFAGPDGQVFGVDPRRVPLGLAGWFPTAGFRAARRMLPALRPLLRTGRGRARLRDIEYRGKVGAAMIYDHLPIIDIFRRVDDDTLLGVMDMRGMDDPYFFVLRRERA from the coding sequence ATGGCTGGGGCCGGTACGGCTCGCCTGGCGGAGCTGAGCGCGGGACGCGCGACGGTGGAACAGGCCTGGCAGTTGTACGACAGCTTGCCCGCGGTCGCGGTGTCGGAGATCATCACCGGCCGCTGGACCGGCGCCGAGCTGGACACCGGACATCCCTGGGCCGGGGTGCTCGTGGAATCCGGCTGGTACGGAAAGCAATTCGACTCACCCGACGAGGTTCAGCCGCTGCTGTTCGCGGGTCCCGACGGGCAGGTGTTCGGGGTCGACCCGCGCCGCGTGCCGCTCGGTCTCGCGGGCTGGTTTCCGACGGCCGGATTCCGTGCGGCCCGGCGCATGCTGCCGGCGTTGCGCCCGCTGCTGCGGACCGGGCGCGGGCGTGCGCGCCTGCGCGATATCGAGTACCGCGGCAAGGTCGGTGCGGCGATGATCTACGACCACCTGCCGATCATCGACATCTTCCGGCGCGTGGACGACGACACTCTGCTCGGTGTGATGGATATGCGCGGTATGGACGACCCGTACTTCTTCGTCCTGCGTCGCGAGCGGGCCTGA
- a CDS encoding serpin family protein yields MQPSLAPDVAAANDLTRKWCAAAGSGDFVLSGCGVWPLLALLAPVAAEPTRTELATAAGVSADSAHPAARTLLARIEGADAVRTALGVWVRDGIALDDNWIRSLPPATVAALRGRADLDEWAVRHTDGLIDRFPVEIDGSAALAVATAVVARTPWTSAFYADVLEPATGPWRGHRGPALARYDTALGNAALLTAETPMTRVVVRGAADLDVHLLLGPDAPAPGTPATVLAAGLDALDGSVETRPITLASTGPGLLVREVTAIGDALRVQLPPFDIRSAHDLLEVPALFGLRTATVTTGNRFPGLSPTPLALSGAGQHVRARFTAEGFDAAAVSAVVMAPTGMPPKPTRSIEVAVSFDRPFGFLAVHRPTGLVIVAGWVATPGS; encoded by the coding sequence ATGCAGCCCAGCCTGGCCCCCGACGTCGCGGCCGCCAACGACCTCACCCGAAAATGGTGCGCGGCCGCCGGTTCCGGCGATTTCGTCCTGTCCGGCTGCGGCGTATGGCCGCTGCTCGCCTTGCTCGCACCGGTCGCGGCCGAGCCGACTCGCACCGAACTCGCCACGGCGGCCGGAGTTTCGGCGGATTCGGCGCATCCGGCCGCGCGCACCCTCCTCGCGCGCATCGAGGGCGCCGACGCGGTCCGCACCGCGCTCGGCGTATGGGTTCGTGACGGCATCGCGTTGGACGACAACTGGATTCGCTCACTGCCTCCGGCGACGGTGGCCGCACTGCGCGGCCGCGCCGATCTCGACGAGTGGGCGGTGCGGCACACCGATGGTCTCATCGACCGATTTCCGGTCGAGATCGACGGATCCGCCGCACTGGCCGTGGCCACCGCGGTCGTCGCGCGGACACCGTGGACCAGCGCCTTCTACGCCGACGTCCTCGAGCCGGCCACCGGCCCCTGGCGCGGCCATCGGGGACCGGCCTTGGCGCGATACGACACCGCGCTCGGCAATGCCGCGCTGCTGACCGCCGAGACACCGATGACCCGGGTGGTGGTGCGCGGCGCCGCCGATCTCGATGTGCATCTGCTGCTCGGCCCGGATGCACCCGCGCCGGGGACACCCGCCACGGTGCTCGCCGCGGGCCTGGACGCACTCGACGGATCGGTCGAGACCCGGCCGATCACACTCGCCAGCACCGGTCCCGGTCTACTCGTCCGGGAGGTGACCGCGATCGGCGACGCGCTACGGGTCCAGTTGCCGCCGTTCGACATCCGGTCGGCACACGACCTCCTCGAGGTCCCGGCGCTGTTCGGGCTGCGTACCGCCACCGTCACGACCGGCAATCGATTTCCCGGACTGTCGCCCACACCGCTGGCGCTCAGCGGCGCCGGCCAGCACGTCCGCGCTCGCTTCACCGCCGAGGGGTTCGATGCCGCGGCGGTCAGCGCCGTCGTCATGGCTCCCACCGGCATGCCACCGAAGCCCACCCGCAGCATCGAGGTCGCGGTGAGCTTCGATCGCCCGTTCGGATTCCTCGCCGTGCATCGCCCCACCGGACTGGTGATCGTGGCCGGCTGGGTCGCGACACCCGGATCGTGA
- the efp gene encoding elongation factor P has product MADTSDFKNGLVLKIDGQLQQIIEFQHVKPGKGPAFVRTKLKNVLSGKVVDKTFNAGVKVETATVDRRDMTYLYHDGSDYIFMDSQTFDQIGIDEKTVGKGAGFLLENMTVQVATHEDAPLYVELPVTVELEVTHTEPGLQGDRSSAGTKPATLETGAEVQVPLFINVGDKLKIDSRDGGYLGRVNA; this is encoded by the coding sequence GTGGCGGACACCAGCGACTTCAAGAACGGCCTCGTGCTGAAGATCGACGGTCAGCTTCAGCAGATCATCGAGTTCCAGCACGTCAAGCCGGGCAAAGGTCCCGCGTTCGTACGGACCAAGCTGAAGAACGTGCTGTCCGGCAAGGTGGTCGACAAGACGTTCAACGCCGGTGTGAAGGTCGAGACCGCGACCGTCGACCGCCGCGATATGACCTACCTGTACCACGACGGTTCCGATTACATCTTCATGGACAGCCAGACCTTCGACCAGATCGGCATCGACGAGAAGACCGTCGGCAAGGGCGCGGGCTTCCTGCTGGAGAACATGACCGTGCAGGTCGCCACCCACGAAGACGCGCCGCTGTACGTGGAGCTGCCGGTCACCGTCGAGCTCGAGGTGACCCACACCGAACCCGGCCTGCAGGGCGATCGCTCCAGCGCCGGCACCAAGCCCGCCACCCTGGAGACCGGCGCCGAGGTGCAGGTTCCGCTGTTCATCAACGTCGGCGACAAGCTGAAGATCGACTCGCGCGACGGTGGTTACCTGGGCCGGGTCAACGCCTGA
- a CDS encoding TetR/AcrR family transcriptional regulator encodes MAEQRRERADAARNRRAILDATRTLLAEGGADAVTMERVAATAGVGKGTVFHRFGSRAGLLQAMVAEPAESLLARIADGPPPLGPGAAAADRLLAFFDAMTSMMAANVELMAAAYRSVPPHPRTSEFHSAWATHITSLLEEARPDLDAAAVGGLLFGILGTDYAVTAVREGEAERLRHAVRQLVESVVTR; translated from the coding sequence GTGGCCGAGCAGCGCAGAGAACGAGCCGATGCGGCACGCAACCGCCGCGCGATACTCGACGCGACGCGCACACTGCTGGCCGAGGGCGGCGCCGATGCGGTCACCATGGAGCGGGTCGCCGCGACCGCCGGGGTCGGAAAGGGAACGGTGTTCCACCGCTTCGGATCTCGCGCGGGGCTGCTGCAGGCGATGGTCGCCGAACCCGCCGAATCACTGCTGGCCCGGATCGCCGACGGGCCTCCGCCGCTCGGTCCCGGCGCCGCGGCGGCGGACCGGCTGCTGGCGTTCTTCGATGCGATGACCTCGATGATGGCCGCGAATGTCGAGTTGATGGCCGCCGCCTACCGCAGCGTCCCCCCGCATCCGCGCACCTCCGAATTCCATTCCGCCTGGGCCACCCACATCACCTCGCTGTTGGAGGAGGCGCGGCCCGATCTCGACGCCGCGGCGGTCGGCGGGCTGCTGTTCGGGATCCTGGGCACCGACTACGCGGTCACGGCGGTGCGCGAGGGGGAGGCCGAGCGCTTGCGGCATGCGGTCCGCCAGCTGGTGGAGTCGGTGGTCACCCGGTGA
- a CDS encoding prepilin peptidase, which translates to MDTVPLIAYLVLIVWCAVLTTVDLRSRRLPDALTLPAPVVIVAIAALTGHGGAAAGGAIVLAVPYLLVHLAAPAACGAGDVKLALGTGAAAACGGASCWVWAAIGAPVLTAAAGAGVLAAARITDRAWAAAPVPHHVEAAEFARAGPSRHRRARCARRVLTGPITVPHGPAMCLATVAALWPTL; encoded by the coding sequence ATGGATACCGTGCCCCTCATCGCCTATCTCGTCCTCATCGTCTGGTGCGCGGTCCTGACCACCGTCGACCTGCGGTCGCGCCGCCTGCCCGACGCGCTCACGCTGCCCGCGCCGGTGGTGATCGTCGCGATCGCCGCGCTCACCGGCCACGGCGGCGCCGCTGCCGGCGGCGCGATCGTGCTCGCCGTGCCGTATCTGCTGGTGCATCTGGCCGCTCCGGCCGCATGTGGAGCCGGTGACGTCAAACTCGCCCTCGGCACCGGCGCGGCGGCGGCATGCGGGGGCGCGTCCTGCTGGGTATGGGCCGCGATCGGCGCGCCCGTCCTCACTGCGGCCGCCGGTGCCGGTGTCCTCGCCGCCGCCCGGATCACCGATCGGGCGTGGGCCGCGGCACCGGTCCCACACCACGTCGAGGCCGCCGAATTCGCGCGGGCCGGGCCGTCTCGGCACCGCCGCGCCAGGTGTGCCCGACGTGTGCTCACCGGTCCGATCACCGTGCCGCACGGACCCGCGATGTGCCTGGCTACCGTTGCGGCACTGTGGCCCACGCTGTAG
- a CDS encoding HD domain-containing protein, which translates to MNSIGAGILAAMPLHTLSDVHGESGLRQRLLLESERKLPDPERVSAALDFAADLHRDDTYGREPYLNHLLRVAIRIVSHYEVHDTDLVLAGLLHDAVEDHASELAARHGTVPSAAPDDQTAAALALLSEQFGTRVANLVAAVTNPAREPGEDRHIRYREHVAASLERDPWARVVKISDFTDNGVGILYADQQAVMYKLATKYRPLTGVYRDLITRADTPLAAHVKQHILDQLDTADTRFDAILAGEDD; encoded by the coding sequence ATGAACTCGATCGGGGCGGGAATCCTGGCGGCCATGCCGTTGCACACGCTCAGCGATGTGCACGGCGAGAGCGGCCTGCGGCAGCGACTACTACTGGAATCGGAACGCAAACTTCCCGATCCCGAACGGGTTTCGGCCGCACTCGATTTCGCCGCCGATCTCCATCGCGACGACACCTACGGCCGCGAACCGTATCTCAATCATCTGCTGCGGGTCGCCATCCGCATCGTCAGTCACTACGAGGTCCACGACACCGATCTCGTACTGGCGGGTCTGCTGCACGATGCCGTCGAAGATCACGCATCCGAACTCGCCGCTCGGCACGGCACCGTTCCCTCGGCCGCTCCCGATGACCAGACGGCGGCCGCCCTCGCGCTGCTGAGCGAGCAGTTCGGCACGCGAGTGGCGAATCTTGTCGCGGCGGTGACCAACCCGGCCCGCGAACCCGGCGAGGACCGCCATATCCGGTACCGCGAACATGTCGCCGCGTCACTCGAACGCGACCCATGGGCCAGGGTGGTGAAGATCTCGGACTTCACCGACAACGGTGTGGGCATCCTCTATGCCGACCAGCAAGCCGTCATGTACAAGCTCGCGACCAAATACCGGCCCCTGACCGGCGTCTACCGGGATCTGATCACCCGGGCGGACACACCGCTGGCCGCACATGTCAAGCAACACATCCTCGACCAACTCGATACCGCGGATACGCGCTTCGACGCCATTCTGGCCGGCGAGGACGACTGA
- a CDS encoding LppU/SCO3897 family protein produces the protein MRFESASARNVLRLLPAILAAATLAATGCSAVEKSVDRGVQVAKDHNKSDTARAKVGECINVITASAVDSDTEPVACTSDRAVYKVAQVHEQKIECAADYTSYEETLNGRTLAYLCLAPNFKQGLCYAESSISGYKFADCASSEACFRVAQRIDGQSDENLCGAESDSVITLSDPRTTFCLAQPKS, from the coding sequence ATGCGGTTCGAATCGGCGTCGGCACGGAACGTGCTGCGTCTTCTCCCGGCGATCCTCGCGGCGGCGACGCTCGCGGCGACCGGGTGCTCGGCGGTCGAAAAGAGCGTCGACAGGGGAGTTCAGGTGGCGAAGGACCACAACAAGTCCGATACCGCCCGGGCCAAGGTCGGTGAGTGCATCAACGTGATCACCGCATCGGCCGTCGACTCCGACACCGAACCGGTGGCCTGCACTTCGGACAGGGCCGTCTACAAGGTCGCGCAGGTGCACGAGCAGAAGATCGAGTGCGCCGCCGACTACACCTCCTATGAGGAGACCCTCAACGGCCGCACGCTGGCCTACCTGTGCCTGGCCCCGAATTTCAAGCAGGGCCTGTGCTACGCCGAGTCGTCCATCAGTGGGTACAAGTTCGCTGACTGCGCGTCGTCGGAGGCCTGCTTCCGGGTCGCTCAGCGCATCGACGGGCAGTCCGATGAGAACCTCTGCGGCGCGGAATCCGACAGCGTGATCACGCTGTCGGATCCGCGGACGACGTTCTGCCTGGCGCAGCCGAAGTCCTGA
- the aroC gene encoding chorismate synthase, giving the protein MEVVLRWITAGESHGPALVAMLEGMVAGVEVTSADIAAQLARRRLGYGRGARMKFEADKVTVIGGIRHGRTMGGPIAIEIANSEWPKWTEVMAADPVDEAELAELARNAPLTRPRPGHADYSGMLKYGFDDARNVLERASARETAARVAAGTVARQFLRQALGVDVVSHVVSIGTAAARPEFVPAATDLDTIDASPVRAFDPEAETAMIAEIEAAKKDGDTLGGVVEVVVTGLPVGLGSFVSGEQRLDSRLAAALMGIQAIKGVEVGDGFETARRRGSAAHDEMRPGPDGVLRSTNRAGGLEGGMTNGEPLRVRAAMKPISTVPRALSTVDMASGEPAVAIHQRSDVCAVPAAGVVAEAMVALVVAQAVLEKFGGDSLPETVDNLTSYLKRVHTRPHIPGAVASEA; this is encoded by the coding sequence ATGGAGGTCGTGTTGCGCTGGATAACTGCCGGAGAGTCTCATGGTCCCGCCCTCGTCGCCATGCTCGAGGGGATGGTGGCCGGTGTCGAGGTGACCTCGGCCGATATCGCCGCGCAACTCGCGCGTCGCCGGCTGGGGTACGGGCGAGGCGCGCGAATGAAGTTCGAAGCCGACAAGGTCACCGTCATCGGCGGTATCCGGCACGGCCGCACGATGGGCGGCCCCATCGCGATCGAGATCGCCAACTCCGAATGGCCCAAATGGACCGAGGTGATGGCCGCGGATCCGGTCGACGAGGCCGAATTGGCGGAGCTGGCACGTAACGCCCCGCTCACGCGGCCACGCCCCGGCCACGCCGATTACTCGGGCATGCTCAAGTACGGCTTCGACGATGCCCGCAATGTGCTCGAACGCGCCAGCGCCCGGGAAACCGCCGCGCGGGTGGCCGCCGGAACGGTCGCGCGGCAGTTCCTGCGCCAGGCCTTGGGCGTCGATGTGGTCTCTCATGTCGTATCGATCGGCACCGCGGCCGCGCGCCCCGAATTCGTCCCGGCCGCCACGGATCTCGACACCATCGACGCCAGCCCGGTCCGTGCCTTCGACCCCGAGGCCGAAACCGCGATGATCGCCGAGATCGAGGCCGCCAAGAAAGACGGCGACACCCTCGGCGGTGTAGTGGAGGTCGTGGTCACCGGCCTGCCGGTGGGACTGGGTTCGTTCGTGAGCGGCGAACAGCGCCTGGACTCGCGACTGGCCGCGGCCTTGATGGGCATCCAGGCCATCAAGGGCGTCGAGGTCGGCGACGGCTTCGAGACCGCTCGCCGGCGCGGCAGCGCCGCTCACGACGAGATGCGTCCGGGCCCCGACGGCGTGCTGCGCTCGACCAACCGCGCCGGTGGTCTCGAGGGCGGCATGACCAACGGTGAACCCTTGCGGGTACGGGCGGCGATGAAGCCCATCTCCACGGTCCCGCGCGCCCTGTCGACGGTCGATATGGCCAGCGGTGAACCGGCCGTGGCCATTCATCAGCGCTCCGATGTCTGTGCCGTGCCGGCGGCGGGTGTGGTGGCCGAGGCGATGGTGGCCCTTGTGGTCGCCCAGGCGGTACTGGAGAAGTTCGGCGGTGATTCCCTGCCCGAAACGGTCGACAACCTCACCAGCTACCTGAAGCGTGTCCACACCCGTCCGCACATTCCGGGCGCCGTGGCGTCGGAGGCATGA
- a CDS encoding quinone oxidoreductase family protein produces MQAIVMTGVGGPDVLVAQEMPEPQPRPGEVLVRVEAVPVLYPETMLRNGAFPMPSPPPTVFGMQAVGIVIAVAADVDPDLIGHRVLVTRDDFGTYAERVCAPAESAVRVPDGLDAASAAAVAMSGSVASALIDTAALTGTDTVLIQAAATGIGGYLTQLAARSGVGHIIATAGGPAKTQRARELGAHTVIDHRDPDWPRRLAEVLGDTTLDVVFDAIGGDTAAALLDLMTPLHGRMLGYGWLSGAPAQVTASDLIMRGLTFIGCSGPQWLAGVAARRATALRLAADGDLTVLIDSVLPLDEAARAHHLVDDRATRGTVVLRPETV; encoded by the coding sequence ATGCAAGCAATCGTAATGACAGGGGTCGGCGGACCCGATGTGCTCGTCGCTCAGGAGATGCCCGAACCGCAACCGCGGCCGGGCGAGGTACTCGTGCGGGTCGAGGCGGTTCCGGTGCTGTATCCGGAAACCATGTTGCGCAACGGCGCCTTCCCGATGCCGAGTCCGCCCCCGACGGTGTTCGGCATGCAAGCCGTCGGCATCGTCATCGCCGTCGCCGCGGACGTCGACCCGGACCTGATCGGACATCGCGTTCTGGTGACGCGCGACGACTTCGGCACCTATGCCGAACGGGTGTGCGCACCAGCGGAATCCGCGGTGCGGGTACCGGACGGACTCGACGCCGCATCGGCCGCCGCGGTGGCGATGAGCGGCTCGGTCGCCTCGGCGCTGATCGACACCGCCGCACTCACGGGTACCGATACCGTGCTGATCCAGGCCGCGGCCACGGGGATCGGCGGATATCTCACTCAGCTCGCGGCACGATCGGGCGTGGGCCACATCATCGCCACCGCCGGCGGTCCCGCCAAAACCCAGCGCGCCCGCGAACTGGGCGCCCACACGGTCATCGATCATCGCGATCCGGACTGGCCACGGCGGCTCGCCGAGGTCCTCGGCGATACCACCCTCGACGTGGTCTTCGACGCCATCGGCGGCGACACCGCGGCCGCGCTGCTGGATCTCATGACCCCACTGCACGGCCGGATGCTCGGCTACGGCTGGCTGTCCGGCGCACCCGCGCAGGTGACGGCTTCGGATCTGATCATGCGCGGGCTCACCTTCATCGGATGCTCCGGGCCGCAGTGGCTCGCCGGAGTTGCCGCGCGACGAGCCACGGCCCTGCGCCTCGCGGCCGACGGCGACCTCACGGTGCTGATCGACAGTGTGCTGCCCCTCGACGAGGCGGCCCGGGCGCATCATCTGGTCGACGACCGCGCGACCCGGGGCACCGTCGTCCTGCGCCCCGAAACCGTCTGA
- the nusB gene encoding transcription antitermination factor NusB, with the protein MADQPVDKKSTHKKLGARHKARRRAVDLLFEAEARDIDPADLVADRLELAGRDEQVAPVNPYTRTLVEGVADDLDRVDATIESYLQDWTLERLPAVDRAILRVAVWELFHATDVPPVVAVDEAVELAKELSTDDSPGFVNGVLGRIVTVADQVRAAAAATRRDSGA; encoded by the coding sequence GTGGCTGATCAGCCCGTGGACAAGAAGTCCACCCACAAGAAGCTCGGTGCCCGGCACAAGGCTCGCCGGCGCGCCGTGGATCTGCTCTTCGAGGCCGAGGCCCGCGATATCGATCCGGCGGATCTGGTAGCGGACCGGCTGGAGCTGGCCGGACGCGACGAGCAGGTCGCACCGGTGAATCCGTATACCCGCACGCTGGTGGAGGGTGTGGCCGACGATCTGGACCGGGTCGACGCCACCATCGAGTCGTATCTGCAGGACTGGACACTGGAACGTCTGCCCGCGGTCGATCGCGCGATCTTGCGGGTGGCGGTATGGGAGTTGTTCCACGCGACCGACGTCCCGCCGGTGGTGGCGGTCGACGAGGCCGTGGAATTGGCCAAGGAGCTGTCCACCGACGATTCGCCCGGCTTCGTCAACGGTGTGCTCGGGCGCATCGTGACCGTCGCCGACCAGGTCCGCGCCGCCGCGGCGGCCACTCGCCGCGATAGCGGGGCGTGA
- a CDS encoding YciI family protein, whose product MIKYLVLAMRTPAWSDAVIEPHRQWLDTVRAAGQLDSTGRFTDGSGGAYLVLAEDLTAARELVFTDPIHTTGASELTIHEWEITG is encoded by the coding sequence ATGATCAAGTACCTCGTCCTGGCCATGCGCACCCCGGCCTGGTCCGATGCGGTGATCGAACCGCATCGGCAGTGGCTGGACACGGTGCGGGCAGCCGGGCAACTCGACAGCACCGGGCGATTCACCGACGGTAGCGGTGGCGCCTATCTGGTGCTGGCCGAAGATCTCACCGCCGCACGGGAATTGGTCTTCACCGATCCGATTCACACCACAGGCGCTTCCGAGTTGACCATTCACGAATGGGAGATCACGGGCTGA
- the aroB gene encoding 3-dehydroquinate synthase: MSEPISIEVRTADPYPVIIGRGLLGELVEQVARHPGVRTVAIFHQPPLTETAEAVRQALAEHVVGTQGETIDAHRIEIPDAEAGKDLPVAGFCWEVLGRIGLTRQDVVISLGGGAATDLTGFVAATWMRGVKVVHIPTTLLAMVDAAVGGKTGINTEAGKNLVGCFHEPSAVLVDLVTLETVPTNEIVAGMAEIIKAGFIADPVILELIERDPQAALDPTGSVLPELVRRAIQVKADVVAADLKEASLREILNYGHTLGHAIERRERYRWRHGAAVSVGLVFAAELGRLAGRLDDATADRHRAILESVGLPTGYDADALPQLLETMQTDKKTRSGILRFVVLDGLAKPGRLEGPDPSLLAAAYATIAREDSSASGILL; encoded by the coding sequence ATGAGTGAGCCCATCAGCATCGAGGTCCGAACCGCCGACCCGTATCCGGTGATCATCGGCCGTGGACTGCTGGGTGAACTGGTCGAGCAGGTCGCCCGCCATCCCGGTGTGCGCACCGTGGCGATCTTCCATCAGCCGCCGCTGACCGAGACCGCCGAGGCGGTGCGGCAGGCGCTCGCCGAGCATGTCGTCGGCACCCAGGGCGAGACGATCGACGCCCATCGCATCGAGATCCCCGATGCGGAGGCCGGTAAGGACCTGCCGGTCGCCGGATTCTGCTGGGAGGTGCTCGGCCGCATCGGCCTCACCCGGCAGGACGTGGTCATCAGCCTCGGTGGCGGCGCCGCCACCGACCTCACCGGGTTCGTGGCCGCGACCTGGATGCGTGGCGTCAAGGTCGTCCACATTCCCACCACCCTGCTCGCGATGGTCGACGCGGCGGTCGGCGGCAAGACCGGAATCAACACCGAGGCCGGCAAGAACTTGGTCGGCTGCTTCCACGAACCCTCGGCGGTGCTGGTGGACCTGGTCACGCTGGAAACGGTGCCGACGAACGAGATCGTCGCCGGGATGGCCGAGATCATCAAGGCCGGATTCATCGCCGATCCGGTGATCCTGGAGTTGATCGAACGCGATCCGCAGGCCGCGCTCGATCCCACCGGTTCTGTCCTGCCCGAGTTGGTGCGGCGCGCGATCCAGGTCAAGGCCGATGTGGTGGCCGCCGATCTCAAGGAAGCGAGCCTGCGCGAAATCCTCAATTACGGCCACACTCTGGGCCACGCCATCGAGCGACGGGAGCGGTACCGGTGGCGGCACGGCGCGGCCGTGTCGGTGGGTCTGGTCTTCGCGGCGGAACTGGGCCGGCTGGCCGGGCGGCTCGACGACGCCACCGCGGATCGGCATCGCGCGATTCTCGAGAGTGTGGGACTGCCGACCGGCTACGACGCCGACGCGCTGCCGCAACTGCTCGAGACCATGCAGACCGATAAGAAGACGCGGTCGGGCATTCTCCGGTTCGTCGTACTGGACGGTCTGGCCAAACCGGGTCGACTGGAGGGCCCCGACCCGTCACTGCTGGCCGCGGCGTATGCGACCATCGCCCGCGAGGACAGCTCCGCCAGCGGAATTCTGCTCTGA